TTCCAAAGGGAAGAATAAGTAAAAAGGAGTTTTGAATCCAAATGTTGGCCCAAAATGAAAGTATgcaatatttttttcaacacaACAGAGACTGTAAAAGTATTTGCAAGTCAAGATTGAAGAACCATACCACGTTGAGTATGGATGTGCCTTCCACTTAACACATTGCTAGTAGGGCACAATTTCATACTTCGTCCATTGCCAGCATTAGCCTTCATCTTCTTGGCATCATTAGAAGATCCAATCTTGGAAAAGGAAGGAACTCCGAATAATACACTTTTATCCTTCACCTTATTGCCTTCTCTATACAACCTATATTCTTCACTTCCGGTTATTCCACTGAAAGAATCAACATAATTTTCTCTTCTGATCACTTGGTTCCCATCACCAACAAGAAATGACCTTGTTGCCATGGATGGCAAAAAGACAGATTCTTCCAATTTGACTTGCTCTTCTGAGCCATTAGGCAACTTGTTAAGGAGTTTGAAGGTCTACTAATATGCCCATACAGATGCTTAGTCCTGTGAGAGATTCTATTTCCATGAGGACTATGGCCGAATGTTCCTGCAGACAAATCATAGGGTAGGAAACCACAATTGCCAACAACATTGGAGCCTTGCTCATTTCCATAATCATTAAAGTTAGATAGAGAAAGGACATCACTCTCACTGCAATTCCTGAAGAGCCTTCGAATGTCACTTTGAAGCCCTTCGTCAGAAGCCAAAAGACAATCCTCTGAATCCACATCTGAGGCCCTTCTATATAAAGAATCTCTCCCTGGTTGTGTGCAGAAGGGTTGGATTGGGGACACATCATTCTCAAAATAGGAATCCTCTAATGACAAAGGAGATGAACCATCGACATTCTTTGAAAGCTTGTTCAAATATCTAGTCAAACACCCAGCTCCAGCGATGGCTGCAACAACCCACGAAACATATAATCCTCTTTGTGCATATCATCGAAAACAAACAGGAAAGGAAGAGACTTTCGATAAATTTAGAGAAATTGGGGACACCATttccagaaaaataaaaaaaatttccctGATTCACTGACCAAAGACATTTTTCTCCGAAATCTTATTATCAATTAAGAAATCTGTTACTCACTGTTCCATAAGTTGGTGGACGGAGAATCCAAcaagaaaaagataataaacaCGAAGAATAAGAAAAGGGGAATGAAAATATTCACGGGGTTTTGTGAACTTGGAAAACATCCAATTCCAATGGCAGAGATGAAGaggaaaaacaacaaaagaaaccGTTTACGAGGAAACAGCCAAGAATGGAAAGATGAACTAGGCAGAGGAAGCACCTGGAATATGAAGATGTAGTAGTCATCCTCATAGAGGGCCCGCATGGCATCAACGGGCCTGCCTTTTGGGTTTTTGGGCTTGAAAGGGACGCTGAGGCAAACGTACGCCTTGATTCTCTCTGGTCCAAACACCCATTGCAGGTTATGGCACTATAAGGAAGATGAAAACAGAAACCTGGAGCTCGGATTGAACACCCATTGCAGGTTAGGGCACTATAATGAAGAAGAACACTGAAACCATGGAGCTCCGATTGAATACCATGGCAAcgggaaggaaaaagaaaattgaaaccATGTTGTAGTTGGAGAGTGAGACTGAGGGAGAGTGAGGGGAGGCAGTTACTAGAGAGAGGGAGGAGAGGCAGTTGCGACGGAGAGAGATGAAAAGAGTGATGGAATCATGCATTCATGCATAACATCTCAACTTAACCCAACTGCataattcattttattgtaAAAGCCAGTTTGGTGTTGTTGCTGTCAAATTTAGTTTAACGTGTGATTGAGGAATTGGACTAATTGGTTTGATTTGATCATCATTTTATATAGTATAGGTCATTTGCATGGTATAAAACATagtataatcatttaaaaaatagtacTCCTTAAGGCACTCCaaatttttcatcatttataatGTTCATAGTACGAATGAGATGCTTCTCGGTAGTGATAGAGAAGGTGATAATAGTAAAAGTTGATTGTATTTATATTACCAATAAAGATACgatgataattttgaaaattttgcgAATTTATAAGTTGTGGTGGCAAAGAAACTGAAATCATCCATATATTTTGTTTCGATTTTCTTACAACTGAGATCTATAAAtatgtgaaattttaaaa
This sequence is a window from Vigna angularis cultivar LongXiaoDou No.4 chromosome 2, ASM1680809v1, whole genome shotgun sequence. Protein-coding genes within it:
- the LOC108327240 gene encoding uncharacterized protein LOC108327240, which produces MATRSFLVGDGNQVIRRENYVDSFSGITGSEEYRLYREGNKVKDKSVLFGVPSFSKIGSSNDAKKMKANAGNGRSMKLCPTSNVLSGRHIHTQRESIGSVSQLPGSCDQRGFFPFNCLSFIKGRVERPWDASKLETGECSSSKRHKGTSCLFQSFKCCRAENWLNLDSCVINCGEASNN